Proteins encoded by one window of Phycisphaerae bacterium:
- a CDS encoding DUF1080 domain-containing protein, with translation MKCILTLLGVVSGSLVLNVASVLAAPAVGRWNIVIGDGQPSGYCWIEILADGDKFKASFQPEAGGCHEIEPPKVEGDKVTFKAGWTYTGTVKGNTMTGERVNGNNRQKFSAKRWVPMLNVKGDWSLKVEGSTEMRTLTLGAENGKISGSLTGDKKDKIWDVKMIRGTLTFKVAESLYRMVVKGDIMEGEVTTDGKTTRLVATRTRKYGDPIELFNGKNTDGWKPLGDPKDFKWEVKKEGNDSILWTSGGANIVSEQKFGDFKLHVEFRVPQHGNSGVYLRGRYEIQVADSQGGPPSGGGSGAIYERILPSKNVCKAAGEWQTYDVTLSGQYVTLVFNGEKVIDNVEIPGMTGGAIDNNDLEPGPIYLQGDHGKIEYRKITITPAK, from the coding sequence ATGAAGTGCATTCTGACGTTGCTTGGTGTGGTGTCCGGTTCACTGGTCCTGAACGTAGCCTCGGTTCTGGCCGCTCCGGCTGTGGGCCGATGGAACATCGTGATCGGTGACGGCCAACCGAGCGGATACTGCTGGATCGAGATTCTGGCCGACGGCGACAAGTTCAAGGCGAGCTTCCAGCCTGAGGCAGGTGGCTGCCACGAGATCGAGCCGCCCAAGGTCGAGGGCGACAAGGTCACGTTCAAGGCCGGCTGGACCTACACCGGCACGGTCAAAGGCAACACGATGACCGGCGAGCGAGTCAACGGCAATAACAGACAGAAGTTCTCCGCCAAACGATGGGTGCCCATGCTCAACGTCAAGGGCGATTGGAGCCTGAAAGTCGAAGGCTCAACCGAGATGAGGACCCTGACCCTCGGGGCGGAGAACGGCAAGATCAGCGGCAGCCTGACCGGCGACAAGAAAGACAAGATCTGGGATGTAAAGATGATCCGGGGTACGCTGACCTTCAAGGTCGCGGAGTCACTCTATCGGATGGTGGTCAAAGGCGACATCATGGAGGGCGAAGTGACCACGGACGGAAAAACCACTCGGCTGGTCGCCACCCGCACGCGCAAGTACGGCGATCCCATCGAGTTGTTCAACGGCAAAAACACCGACGGCTGGAAGCCGCTGGGCGATCCCAAGGACTTCAAGTGGGAAGTCAAGAAGGAAGGGAACGATTCGATCCTGTGGACCTCGGGAGGTGCCAACATCGTCAGCGAGCAGAAGTTCGGCGACTTCAAGCTCCACGTCGAGTTCCGCGTTCCGCAGCACGGCAACAGCGGCGTCTACCTCCGCGGCCGGTACGAGATCCAGGTGGCCGACAGTCAAGGCGGCCCACCCAGCGGCGGTGGCAGCGGAGCGATCTATGAACGCATCCTCCCCTCCAAGAACGTCTGCAAGGCGGCAGGTGAATGGCAGACCTACGACGTCACGCTCAGCGGCCAGTACGTGACTCTGGTCTTCAATGGGGAGAAAGTGATCGACAACGTCGAAATACCGGGAATGACCGGCGGGGCCATCGACAACAACGATCTCGAGCCCGGCCCAATCTACCTTCAGGGCGACCACGGCAAGATCGAGTACCGCAAGATCACGATCACCCCGGCCAAGTAG
- the recA gene encoding recombinase RecA, translating to MNTKRSQALDRALQQIEKSFGKGAIMKLDAEVPVVTDALSTGALSLDLALGGLGIPRGRIVEMFGPESSGKTTLALHVAASAQREGGVAAVVDAEHALDPTWAKKCGVKLEELLLSQPDSGEQALDIVEMLVRSNAVDCIVIDSVAALVPKAELEGEAGQSFVGLQARLMSQALRKLTGLVAKSRCVVIFINQLREKIGVTFGNPETTPGGRALKFYSSIRLDIRRVTTIKEGEESVGNHVRAKVVKNKVAAPFKAAEFDIMFSGGISREGDLIDLAIAEGLVDKTGAWFNYGSIRLGQGRENSKQFLHDNPKLFEELRQAILTRRLPELARKPASKPEARSDLKASAKSEGKSESRPEPKSAADAKGKPVPAKKPAGKK from the coding sequence ATGAACACAAAACGAAGCCAGGCCCTCGATCGCGCCCTGCAGCAGATCGAGAAGAGCTTCGGCAAGGGCGCAATCATGAAGCTCGACGCCGAGGTTCCCGTGGTGACCGACGCGTTGAGTACCGGCGCTCTGTCGCTGGATCTGGCTTTGGGAGGCCTGGGAATCCCACGGGGACGAATCGTGGAGATGTTCGGCCCGGAGTCAAGCGGCAAGACGACCTTGGCCCTGCACGTCGCCGCCTCGGCTCAGCGGGAGGGCGGTGTGGCCGCGGTCGTCGACGCCGAACATGCCTTGGATCCAACCTGGGCCAAGAAATGTGGCGTCAAGCTCGAGGAGTTGTTGTTGAGTCAGCCGGACAGCGGCGAACAGGCCCTCGACATCGTCGAGATGCTGGTACGCTCCAACGCCGTGGATTGCATTGTGATCGATTCGGTGGCCGCCCTGGTCCCCAAGGCCGAATTAGAGGGCGAGGCCGGGCAGTCGTTTGTCGGCCTTCAGGCCCGGCTGATGAGCCAGGCCCTCCGCAAGCTGACCGGCCTGGTCGCCAAGAGCCGCTGCGTGGTCATCTTCATCAATCAGCTTCGCGAGAAGATCGGCGTCACCTTCGGCAATCCGGAGACCACGCCCGGCGGGCGAGCTCTCAAGTTCTACTCGTCCATCCGACTGGACATTCGTCGCGTGACCACGATCAAGGAAGGCGAAGAATCCGTTGGCAATCACGTCCGGGCCAAGGTGGTGAAGAACAAAGTGGCCGCCCCGTTCAAGGCCGCCGAGTTCGACATCATGTTCAGCGGCGGCATCAGCCGAGAAGGCGACTTGATCGACCTGGCGATCGCCGAAGGCTTGGTCGACAAGACCGGCGCGTGGTTCAACTACGGTTCGATCCGCCTTGGCCAGGGTCGCGAGAACAGCAAGCAGTTCCTGCACGACAATCCGAAGCTGTTCGAGGAACTTCGCCAGGCGATCCTGACCAGGCGATTGCCCGAGCTGGCTCGGAAACCCGCGTCCAAGCCGGAGGCGAGAAGCGACTTGAAAGCCTCCGCCAAGTCGGAGGGCAAGAGCGAAAGCAGGCCGGAGCCCAAGTCCGCCGCCGATGCCAAAGGCAAACCAGTTCCTGCCAAGAAGCCCGCCGGGAAAAAGTAG